One genomic region from Bradyrhizobium icense encodes:
- a CDS encoding flavin monoamine oxidase family protein — translation MTMTRRTFLSASAGLAAVPVLSGARAGAAPLPRDADIVVIGAGAAGIAAARRIMAANRRVIVVEAASQIGGRCQTDASTFDVPFDRGARWMHNPETNPMIKLARAAGLEITSAPFGQKIRIGRRNARAGETEQFLAALVRANRAIDDAARRFDVSCASVLPKDLGDWADTAEFVLGASFSGKDLQDVSVGDKSRAQDRNTAIGCRQGLGTLIAKLGEQVPVALSTPANRISWSNRDVMVETPAGKILARAAVVTVSSNVLAAGNIKFAPDIPKRMLDAASKLSLGSYDRIALQMLGNPLGLARDDVVIEQSNSTKTALISANIGGSSLCTLDVGGSFGRDLSAQGESAMVAFAVEWLTKLYGSEVAAAVTKSSATRWNAAPFALGAMSAAGPGGQSSRKVLTEPIGCMYLAGEATHETLWGTIDGAWESGERAAEAALRRIGALKGPEPETRPAKRRRRAPSPSN, via the coding sequence ATGACAATGACCCGCCGCACCTTCCTGTCGGCGTCCGCAGGCCTGGCGGCGGTTCCGGTTTTGTCTGGAGCGCGTGCGGGGGCCGCACCCTTGCCGCGGGACGCCGACATCGTGGTGATCGGCGCGGGTGCTGCCGGCATTGCTGCGGCGCGGCGGATCATGGCGGCGAACCGCAGGGTGATCGTGGTGGAGGCGGCGAGCCAGATAGGCGGCCGCTGCCAGACCGACGCTTCGACTTTCGACGTGCCGTTCGATCGCGGCGCGCGCTGGATGCACAATCCCGAGACCAATCCGATGATCAAGCTGGCGCGCGCCGCGGGTCTCGAGATCACGAGCGCGCCCTTCGGCCAGAAGATCCGCATCGGCCGCCGTAATGCCCGCGCCGGCGAGACCGAACAGTTTTTGGCGGCGCTGGTGCGCGCCAACCGCGCCATCGACGACGCCGCGCGGCGGTTCGATGTTTCCTGCGCATCTGTGCTGCCGAAAGATCTCGGCGACTGGGCGGACACGGCCGAATTCGTGCTGGGGGCCAGCTTCTCCGGCAAGGATCTGCAAGACGTTTCGGTCGGCGACAAGTCGCGCGCGCAGGACCGCAATACCGCGATCGGCTGCCGCCAGGGATTGGGTACGCTGATCGCAAAACTCGGCGAGCAGGTTCCGGTGGCGCTGTCGACACCGGCCAACCGGATTTCCTGGAGCAACCGCGACGTCATGGTGGAAACACCTGCCGGAAAGATCCTCGCCCGCGCTGCCGTCGTTACAGTGTCGAGTAACGTGCTGGCAGCGGGCAATATCAAGTTCGCGCCCGACATCCCGAAGCGCATGCTCGACGCCGCTTCGAAACTCAGTCTCGGCAGCTACGACCGGATCGCGCTGCAGATGTTGGGCAATCCGCTCGGCCTCGCCCGCGACGACGTCGTCATCGAGCAGAGCAATTCGACGAAGACGGCGCTGATATCAGCCAATATCGGCGGCTCGTCGCTCTGCACCCTCGATGTCGGCGGCTCGTTCGGCCGCGATCTTTCAGCGCAGGGCGAGAGCGCGATGGTAGCGTTTGCTGTGGAATGGCTGACGAAGCTGTACGGTAGCGAGGTGGCCGCCGCGGTGACGAAATCGAGCGCGACGCGCTGGAATGCCGCGCCGTTCGCGCTCGGCGCGATGTCGGCAGCCGGTCCCGGCGGGCAGTCCTCGCGAAAGGTTTTGACCGAGCCGATCGGCTGCATGTATCTCGCCGGCGAAGCCACTCATGAAACGCTGTGGGGAACGATCGACGGCGCCTGGGAGAGCGGCGAACGCGCGGCAGAGGCGGCATTGCGGCGGATCGGCGCCTTGAAGGGCCCCGAGCCGGAGACGCGGCCGGCGAAGCGACGGCGGCGCGCACCGTCTCCGAGCAACTAA
- a CDS encoding ATP-binding protein, protein MARPKALISWSSGKDSAFALHEVLRAGEFEVVGALTTVTETFGRVSIHGVRQEILQAQCEAAGLPQRIVPIPYPCPNEIYEARMGEAVAQAVADGVTHMIFGDLFLADIRAYREQKLAGTGITPIFPLWERPTPELARAMIASGLEAHVATVDVKKMPAKFAGRKFDASLLADLPAGVDPCGENGEFHTCVVAGPMFSQRLAVKTGERIERDGYAYCDFIFQT, encoded by the coding sequence ATGGCCCGTCCCAAGGCACTGATCTCCTGGTCGAGCGGCAAGGACTCGGCGTTCGCGCTACATGAAGTGCTGCGCGCCGGCGAATTCGAGGTCGTCGGCGCGCTGACCACGGTGACCGAGACGTTCGGCCGCGTCTCGATCCACGGCGTGCGGCAGGAGATCTTGCAGGCGCAATGCGAGGCCGCCGGCCTGCCGCAGCGGATCGTGCCGATACCCTATCCCTGTCCGAACGAGATTTACGAGGCGCGGATGGGCGAGGCGGTCGCGCAAGCGGTTGCCGACGGTGTCACGCACATGATCTTCGGCGATCTGTTTCTGGCCGACATCCGCGCCTATCGCGAACAGAAGCTGGCAGGCACTGGTATCACGCCAATATTCCCGCTCTGGGAACGGCCAACGCCGGAGCTCGCGCGAGCGATGATCGCGAGCGGGCTGGAGGCGCATGTCGCTACCGTCGATGTCAAGAAGATGCCGGCGAAGTTTGCGGGCCGCAAATTCGACGCAAGCTTGTTGGCCGATCTGCCTGCTGGCGTCGATCCTTGCGGCGAGAACGGCGAGTTTCACACTTGCGTGGTGGCAGGGCCGATGTTTTCGCAGCGGCTGGCGGTCAAGACCGGCGAACGCATCGAGCGCGATGGTTACGCCTATTGCGATTTCATTTTTCAGACTTGA
- a CDS encoding helix-turn-helix domain-containing protein: protein MSVRFQKTPRGEVAILPKKDYELLVAKAAEVDEDAGTARIVARARKEIAGGAPLLPKDVVDRIANGENPVRALREWRDVTQMYLSFKTNLSQSYISDIENGRRTGTAAALRLIANVLNVPLDLLVQED, encoded by the coding sequence ATGAGCGTTCGATTTCAGAAGACCCCGCGCGGGGAAGTCGCAATTCTTCCGAAAAAGGATTACGAGCTTCTGGTCGCGAAGGCAGCAGAAGTCGACGAAGATGCGGGCACCGCGCGTATTGTCGCGAGAGCGCGCAAGGAAATTGCCGGCGGTGCGCCGCTACTCCCGAAAGATGTTGTCGACCGCATCGCTAATGGAGAGAATCCCGTACGGGCCCTGCGCGAATGGCGCGACGTCACTCAGATGTATCTCTCATTCAAGACCAACCTGAGCCAGAGCTATATTTCGGATATTGAAAACGGCCGGCGGACAGGCACGGCAGCGGCTCTTCGGCTCATTGCCAACGTACTAAACGTGCCGCTCGATCTGCTCGTTCAGGAAGACTGA
- a CDS encoding type II toxin-antitoxin system RelE family toxin — protein MKPVAFTAASARQWAKLSPDIRRRIDRRLTEFAENGRGDVKRLKGRDGMRLRVGDWRVIFYEDQETIVVAAVGHRREIYD, from the coding sequence ATGAAGCCTGTTGCCTTCACCGCTGCGAGCGCACGCCAATGGGCAAAGCTATCTCCTGATATTCGCCGCCGGATCGATAGGCGGCTGACGGAGTTTGCCGAAAACGGGCGCGGCGATGTGAAGCGTCTCAAAGGGCGCGATGGCATGCGCCTTCGGGTCGGCGACTGGCGCGTGATCTTCTACGAGGATCAGGAAACGATAGTTGTCGCTGCTGTGGGGCACCGGCGAGAAATTTACGACTGA